From one Melioribacteraceae bacterium genomic stretch:
- a CDS encoding nucleotidyltransferase family protein, producing the protein MKKQFKNILIDKTATAKDAIKQLDRNLEKILFVVDESNKLIGSVTDGDIRRWILKDGDLSIEVDKVCFKGTFFVQHDYNIDNIKREIRKREISYVPVVNDDHIIVEFLTWDNLFDKKIIRKIKNKIDAAVVIMAGGKGTRLDPFTKILPKPLIPIGDKTILEVIIEKFTAYQQDEFYISVNHKAKIIKSYFEEIQPSYKIKYIDEEKPLGTIGALKKIDGEIKKNMILTNCDIIIEADYTDILEHHIKEKNDITIVASLKHYNIPYGICEIENGGILIDIKEKPEYDLLVNTGMYVLKPEVLKHIPKDEFFHITHLIEKIKSTHKIGIYPISENSWIDIGEMTEYKKALNKLL; encoded by the coding sequence ATGAAAAAGCAATTCAAAAATATTTTAATTGACAAAACAGCGACTGCAAAAGATGCTATTAAGCAGCTTGATAGAAATTTAGAAAAAATTCTTTTTGTCGTTGATGAGAGCAATAAACTTATCGGTTCTGTTACAGATGGTGATATAAGACGCTGGATTCTTAAAGATGGTGATTTATCAATTGAAGTGGACAAGGTTTGTTTCAAAGGTACATTCTTTGTCCAGCATGATTATAACATAGATAACATTAAGAGAGAAATACGCAAGAGAGAAATTTCTTATGTACCGGTAGTTAATGATGATCACATAATAGTCGAATTTCTAACGTGGGATAATTTGTTTGACAAGAAAATTATTCGTAAAATAAAAAATAAAATTGATGCCGCAGTTGTTATCATGGCTGGTGGTAAGGGGACAAGATTGGATCCATTCACTAAAATTCTTCCTAAACCACTTATTCCCATTGGCGATAAAACAATACTTGAAGTAATAATTGAAAAGTTCACAGCTTATCAACAAGATGAATTCTATATATCAGTTAACCACAAAGCCAAAATAATAAAATCCTATTTTGAAGAAATACAACCAAGCTATAAAATCAAATATATTGATGAGGAAAAACCTTTAGGAACAATCGGTGCTCTTAAAAAAATTGATGGCGAAATCAAAAAGAATATGATTCTAACTAATTGTGACATAATTATAGAAGCAGATTATACGGATATTTTAGAGCATCATATTAAAGAAAAAAATGATATAACAATTGTTGCTTCATTAAAACATTATAATATTCCTTACGGTATATGTGAAATTGAGAACGGTGGAATACTTATTGACATTAAAGAAAAACCGGAATATGACCTTCTGGTTAATACAGGTATGTACGTTCTCAAACCTGAAGTTCTAAAACATATTCCAAAAGATGAGTTCTTTCACATAACACATTTGATAGAAAAAATAAAATCGACTCACAAGATTGGTATTTATCCAATAAGTGAAAACTCCTGGATTGATATTGGTGAGATGACCGAATATAAAAAGGCTCTAAACAAATTATTGTAG
- a CDS encoding N-acetyl sugar amidotransferase, whose translation MKYCKNCIMPDTRPNIFFHEDGICAPCKNHQRKQTIDWDKRWFELKELANTYRGSNGNYYDCIITASGGKDSHYQTYIFKEKLKMNPLIVSIDNFSWTETGRKNWSNLLTTFGVDAHVMSLNPQVCKKMFRKAFFKLGSPTWYFDLAIYAYPLQIAIKLGIPLIIYGENTNYERGGAVNTDSPSALEQINNDVVKPVPWEEWLDNEIQLKDVQPAIYPSKELIANAKLNPVFLSYYVPWSSHGNYEFAKSRGFKSLEDTGEWIRDGFINQYDQIDTIGYLVHTWMKFVKFGHWISTDYASLYIREGKMTRDEALKYVNAEEYKLDKKMLNDFLSFTGITEKEFWDTVDKFANKEIVEKKDGVWRLKVPAH comes from the coding sequence ATGAAATATTGCAAAAACTGTATCATGCCCGATACAAGACCAAATATTTTCTTTCATGAAGATGGAATTTGTGCCCCATGTAAAAACCATCAGAGAAAACAGACTATAGATTGGGATAAGAGGTGGTTTGAACTTAAGGAACTTGCTAATACTTATAGAGGTAGTAATGGAAATTATTATGATTGTATTATAACAGCAAGTGGTGGAAAAGATAGTCATTATCAAACATATATTTTCAAAGAAAAACTCAAAATGAACCCATTAATAGTGTCAATTGATAATTTTTCATGGACAGAAACAGGAAGGAAAAATTGGTCTAATTTGTTGACAACTTTCGGAGTGGATGCTCATGTTATGTCACTCAATCCTCAGGTTTGTAAAAAAATGTTTCGTAAAGCATTCTTCAAACTTGGTTCACCCACATGGTACTTTGATCTTGCTATATACGCTTATCCTTTACAAATTGCAATCAAATTAGGGATACCTTTAATAATCTATGGTGAAAATACTAATTATGAGAGGGGCGGAGCTGTCAACACCGATTCACCGAGCGCATTAGAGCAGATTAATAACGACGTGGTAAAACCTGTACCTTGGGAAGAATGGCTAGATAACGAAATTCAACTGAAGGACGTGCAACCAGCAATCTATCCATCGAAAGAACTGATCGCAAATGCAAAACTTAACCCAGTGTTTTTAAGTTATTACGTACCTTGGAGTAGTCACGGCAATTATGAATTCGCTAAATCTAGGGGTTTTAAATCTTTAGAAGATACTGGCGAGTGGATACGCGATGGCTTTATAAATCAATATGATCAAATTGATACAATCGGATATTTAGTTCACACTTGGATGAAGTTTGTGAAGTTTGGACATTGGATTTCCACTGATTATGCCTCGCTCTATATAAGAGAAGGCAAAATGACTCGTGACGAAGCACTTAAATATGTCAATGCAGAAGAATATAAACTGGACAAAAAAATGCTTAATGATTTTCTTTCTTTTACAGGTATTACTGAAAAGGAGTTTTGGGATACAGTTGATAAATTTGCAAATAAGGAAATAGTGGAGAAGAAGGATGGTGTTTGGAGATTAAAAGTGCCTGCACATTAA
- a CDS encoding acetyltransferase — protein MKDKIVVIGGGGHAKVIISILKKLYKYDIVGYTDLENKGEILGIPYLGNDDRLNSLYSDGVINAVIGLGQIKSAALRRKLVDRCKRIGFNLPAIVSPNAIINEDVSIGIGTVVMDGVTINSGSTIGEYSIVNTNASIDHDCSIGDFTHIAPGVTLSGEVNVGNDVLIGTGSNIIQQISIPDNTIISAGSTVLKSIIKNGIYRGNPASLIKEI, from the coding sequence ATGAAAGATAAAATTGTTGTTATTGGTGGCGGTGGACACGCGAAAGTTATTATTTCAATTCTCAAGAAATTATATAAATATGATATCGTGGGCTATACTGATCTGGAAAACAAAGGTGAAATTCTAGGTATTCCATATTTAGGAAATGATGATAGACTAAACTCTCTTTATAGTGATGGAGTGATAAATGCAGTAATTGGTTTAGGTCAAATTAAATCTGCTGCTCTTCGAAGAAAATTAGTAGATAGGTGTAAAAGAATTGGTTTTAACTTACCGGCGATTGTATCACCAAATGCCATAATAAATGAAGATGTTAGTATAGGAATTGGGACTGTAGTTATGGATGGTGTAACAATAAATAGCGGTTCGACAATAGGTGAATACTCAATAGTTAATACCAATGCTTCAATTGATCACGATTGTTCGATTGGTGATTTCACACATATTGCACCTGGAGTAACTTTATCGGGTGAAGTAAATGTTGGTAACGATGTTTTAATTGGAACGGGTTCAAACATAATTCAACAAATAAGTATTCCGGATAATACAATAATTTCTGCGGGTAGTACTGTATTAAAATCTATTATTAAAAATGGAATTTACAGGGGCAACCCTGCTAGTTTAATAAAAGAGATTTAA
- a CDS encoding N-acetylneuraminate synthase family protein, with the protein MKNKIKLIAETAWHHEGDFEFIKVLSEKILSDSKADIIKFHLLLDIDEYIDRNYSLFNTLNKWMLKKEQLEFLLELTINNEKELMLLFNDKKSVDFGMKFNPYLIEVHSTCLNDIHLLEHIRNNISKTQKIVLGVGGSTLYEIENAIEILQSKNIILMFGFQNYPTEYANINLRKVKKIMQMFPDFEYGFADHTAWNEKNNVLITLLEATLGMNYIEKHVTHRFGVERCDWQAAITIEMFNEIADKLRILEQLNGDGLLGLNAGEKKYSTFGPMKKAPFISKDVTENDFLTLDNLIFKRSNQESDLSQLDVLEKIGSKFRRNLKANSILNSSHFTRE; encoded by the coding sequence ATGAAAAATAAAATAAAACTTATTGCAGAAACAGCTTGGCATCACGAAGGAGATTTTGAGTTTATAAAGGTTTTATCAGAAAAAATTCTGAGTGATTCCAAAGCAGACATTATTAAATTTCATCTCTTGTTGGACATTGATGAATATATTGATAGAAATTATTCTTTATTCAATACTTTAAATAAATGGATGCTGAAAAAGGAGCAGTTGGAATTTTTATTAGAATTAACAATCAATAATGAAAAAGAATTGATGCTATTGTTCAATGATAAAAAGTCAGTAGATTTTGGAATGAAATTTAATCCATATCTCATAGAAGTTCACTCTACTTGTCTCAATGACATACATTTACTTGAACATATTAGGAATAATATAAGTAAAACTCAAAAAATAGTCTTGGGAGTCGGTGGATCTACCCTATATGAGATTGAAAATGCGATTGAAATATTGCAATCCAAGAATATAATTTTAATGTTCGGATTCCAGAATTATCCTACAGAATATGCAAATATCAATCTCAGAAAAGTTAAAAAAATTATGCAAATGTTTCCTGATTTTGAATATGGTTTTGCCGATCATACTGCTTGGAATGAAAAAAACAATGTTTTGATTACACTTCTTGAAGCCACTTTAGGAATGAATTATATAGAGAAGCACGTAACACATCGATTTGGAGTAGAAAGGTGTGATTGGCAGGCTGCTATTACAATTGAAATGTTTAACGAAATTGCTGATAAGTTGCGGATTTTAGAACAATTGAATGGAGATGGGCTTCTAGGTCTAAACGCTGGAGAGAAGAAGTATTCCACTTTTGGCCCAATGAAAAAAGCACCATTTATTTCTAAAGATGTTACTGAAAATGACTTCCTTACACTTGATAATTTAATATTTAAGAGAAGTAATCAAGAATCCGATTTATCTCAACTAGACGTGTTAGAAAAAATAGGTTCTAAATTTAGGAGAAATTTAAAAGCCAATTCTATTTTGAACAGCAGTCATTTTACTAGAGAATAA
- a CDS encoding N-acetyl sugar amidotransferase translates to MFERGNLERQLLKLPEVVKLCKLCGYSNQRPRILFDEDGVCSGCKNNQYKNTIDWDKRENELIKLLDKHRKNDGSFDVIVPSSGGKDSGYVAHQLKYKYGMHPLTVTWSPLEYTEIGFQNLQSFIKAGFQNILCTPNGRFQRKLARLCFEELGDAFHVFVLGQISYPFHMAVKHGVNLIFYGENGEAEYGGDPKYFDKPYKPVEEFVDHFFKGVTFRELLEYGVKNKDYLTKDDFDESDLTFYEPPKIEDMKKIGIVGKHFFSYYKKWIPQENYYYVTENMGFKANPVRTEGTYSKYASLDDKMDGMHYYLRYIKFGLGRAMEDAAHEIRDGHLTREEGIALIKKYEGEFPKKYFNDFLEYLEITEEHFWEVIDCWRLPHIWKKENGEWKLRFEYE, encoded by the coding sequence ATGTTTGAACGTGGTAATCTTGAAAGGCAATTACTAAAATTACCGGAAGTCGTCAAATTATGCAAATTATGTGGCTATAGTAATCAAAGGCCACGAATACTTTTTGACGAGGACGGTGTTTGTAGTGGTTGTAAAAACAATCAGTATAAAAATACAATTGACTGGGATAAAAGAGAGAATGAGTTAATCAAACTTCTAGACAAACATAGAAAAAACGATGGATCATTTGATGTCATAGTTCCAAGTAGCGGAGGTAAAGATTCAGGATATGTTGCACATCAGTTAAAATATAAATATGGTATGCATCCCCTTACTGTTACATGGAGTCCACTTGAATATACTGAAATTGGATTCCAAAACCTTCAATCTTTTATTAAAGCAGGATTTCAGAATATTCTGTGCACTCCAAATGGTAGATTTCAACGCAAACTCGCAAGATTATGTTTTGAAGAGTTAGGTGATGCTTTCCATGTTTTTGTACTTGGTCAAATCTCATATCCTTTTCATATGGCTGTTAAGCATGGAGTAAATCTAATATTTTATGGAGAGAATGGTGAGGCTGAATATGGTGGAGATCCAAAATATTTTGATAAACCATATAAACCTGTTGAAGAATTCGTTGATCATTTTTTTAAGGGAGTAACTTTCAGGGAATTATTGGAATACGGAGTTAAAAACAAAGACTATTTGACGAAGGATGACTTTGATGAATCCGACCTGACTTTTTATGAACCTCCCAAAATTGAAGATATGAAAAAGATTGGGATTGTTGGTAAACACTTTTTTTCATATTACAAGAAATGGATCCCTCAAGAAAACTATTATTACGTTACTGAAAATATGGGTTTTAAAGCAAATCCTGTGCGTACCGAAGGAACTTACTCAAAATATGCTAGCCTTGATGACAAGATGGATGGAATGCATTATTATTTAAGATATATAAAATTTGGGTTAGGAAGAGCTATGGAAGATGCGGCTCACGAAATTAGAGATGGGCATCTAACCCGTGAAGAGGGTATCGCTTTGATAAAAAAGTATGAAGGTGAATTTCCCAAAAAATATTTTAATGATTTTTTAGAATATTTAGAGATAACCGAAGAACATTTTTGGGAAGTAATTGATTGCTGGAGACTTCCTCATATATGGAAAAAAGAAAATGGGGAATGGAAATTGAGATTTGAGTACGAATAA
- the hisH gene encoding imidazole glycerol phosphate synthase subunit HisH yields the protein MIRNSKKKKIVIIDYKMSNLYSVQNALKLFPLEVIISSDFHDLASADAAILPGVGAFKEAMNSLNRLDFISPIHDFIDSRKPFLGICLGFQLLFSESFEFGFYKGLGVFEGEVLSLKKNIITEKIPHIGWNKVYFENNSDSKSSFLRRLASEDFFYFVHSFFVKPQLESISLGKTFYDDFKFCSAVMHENVIATQFHPEKSGSVGLSFLNNFLEMNNLIGD from the coding sequence ATGATAAGGAATAGCAAAAAGAAAAAAATAGTTATAATTGATTATAAGATGAGTAATCTTTATAGTGTTCAAAATGCTCTTAAATTATTCCCACTTGAAGTCATTATTTCAAGTGATTTTCATGATTTGGCAAGTGCTGATGCAGCAATTTTGCCTGGTGTAGGCGCTTTTAAAGAGGCAATGAACAGTCTAAATCGACTTGATTTTATTTCTCCGATTCATGATTTTATCGATAGCCGGAAGCCTTTTTTAGGCATTTGTCTTGGTTTTCAACTTTTGTTTTCTGAAAGTTTTGAGTTTGGTTTCTATAAAGGATTAGGTGTCTTCGAAGGTGAAGTATTGTCACTGAAAAAAAATATAATAACGGAAAAAATACCTCATATTGGTTGGAATAAAGTTTATTTTGAAAATAATAGTGATTCAAAATCTTCATTTTTGCGTAGACTTGCATCAGAAGATTTTTTTTATTTTGTACATTCATTTTTTGTTAAACCACAATTAGAATCTATCTCTCTTGGAAAAACTTTCTACGATGATTTTAAATTTTGTTCTGCCGTAATGCATGAGAATGTCATAGCGACTCAATTTCATCCAGAAAAAAGTGGATCAGTTGGGCTAAGTTTCTTAAATAATTTTTTAGAAATGAATAATCTAATAGGAGATTAA
- the neuC gene encoding UDP-N-acetylglucosamine 2-epimerase: protein MERQIKIALLTAGRSDYSIYLPLMKKLVSEKHLNLNIIAFGSHPYKEFGRTVDFIEKDGFKAKYIVSALESDFSPESIAISMANTIKEFAHIYEKENYDLIFALGDRFEMFAAVSASVPFNIPVAHIHGGESTLGAIDDKFRHSITLMSKYHFTSTENHAKKVAILIDSDEFVYNVGALALDNITEMQLLSIDELKKELEIDFTKPTLLATIHPETINLNVNSKLVEEFIKAIELSGYQILITLPNNDTSNQYIRKELLKFSETNKNVFAFDALGPLKYYSCMKHCYAVIGNSSSGIIEAASFGKYVINIGDRQKGRDRGENIIDTPIDANQIKKKIEEIKKMPDLDKKNIYGEGNTADKIISIVKRFYFSPGNQLV, encoded by the coding sequence TTGGAACGACAAATAAAAATCGCATTATTAACTGCGGGTAGATCAGATTACAGTATTTATCTACCCCTTATGAAAAAGTTAGTTTCTGAAAAGCATTTAAACCTTAATATTATTGCCTTTGGCTCCCATCCTTATAAAGAATTTGGCAGAACAGTAGATTTTATTGAAAAAGATGGTTTTAAAGCTAAATACATTGTAAGCGCTCTTGAATCCGATTTTTCACCGGAATCAATAGCAATAAGTATGGCTAATACAATAAAAGAATTTGCTCATATTTATGAAAAAGAAAATTATGATTTGATTTTCGCTTTAGGAGATAGATTTGAAATGTTTGCAGCAGTATCTGCATCAGTTCCATTTAACATTCCTGTAGCTCATATTCACGGCGGTGAAAGTACGTTAGGTGCAATTGATGATAAATTTAGGCATTCTATTACATTGATGTCAAAGTATCATTTTACTTCAACTGAAAATCATGCTAAGAAAGTAGCTATATTAATTGATTCTGATGAGTTTGTTTATAATGTGGGTGCACTTGCGTTAGATAATATTACGGAAATGCAGTTATTATCAATAGATGAATTGAAAAAAGAACTTGAGATAGATTTTACAAAACCAACACTGCTAGCAACGATTCATCCTGAAACCATTAATTTAAATGTAAACTCAAAGTTGGTAGAAGAATTTATTAAAGCAATTGAGCTATCTGGCTACCAAATCTTGATTACGCTTCCAAACAATGATACTTCTAATCAATATATTCGTAAAGAATTGCTGAAATTTAGTGAAACTAATAAAAATGTTTTCGCCTTTGATGCACTTGGACCTTTAAAATATTACTCTTGTATGAAGCATTGTTATGCAGTGATTGGTAATTCATCAAGTGGTATTATTGAAGCAGCATCTTTTGGAAAATACGTAATAAATATCGGTGATCGTCAGAAAGGTCGTGACCGAGGGGAAAACATAATTGATACTCCAATTGACGCAAATCAAATAAAAAAGAAAATTGAAGAAATAAAAAAAATGCCGGATTTAGATAAAAAAAATATCTACGGTGAGGGTAATACAGCTGATAAAATTATTTCAATAGTAAAAAGATTTTATTTCTCACCTGGAAACCAATTGGTATGA
- a CDS encoding imidazole glycerol phosphate synthase cyclase subunit → MSKNIRIIPRLDIKGPNVVKGVHLEGLRVLGKPDEMGRFYYENGADELFYQDTVASLYGRNHLDDLIRKIAKEIFIPLTVGGGLRTIDDMQKVLLAGADKIAINTTAIKNPEIIQSASKYFGSSTIVISIEAIKQPDGNYLAFTDNGRDYTGIEVVHWAKRVEELGAGEIVITSVDREGTGQGFDLELVKRVSEAVGIPVIAHGGAGNIHHIYQVIIAGKADAVAISSILHYNFIKDYNIEMDRFNEEGNIDFLKSGKENQRIDSTNLLEIKNYLFNKGINCRS, encoded by the coding sequence ATGTCAAAAAATATTAGAATTATTCCTAGATTAGATATAAAAGGACCTAATGTGGTCAAGGGAGTGCATCTAGAAGGTCTTCGGGTATTAGGTAAACCTGATGAAATGGGGAGATTTTATTATGAAAATGGAGCTGACGAATTATTTTATCAAGATACAGTAGCAAGTCTCTATGGGAGAAATCATCTTGATGATCTAATAAGAAAGATAGCTAAAGAAATCTTTATTCCACTCACGGTTGGAGGTGGGTTACGCACTATCGATGATATGCAAAAAGTCCTACTTGCTGGAGCAGATAAAATAGCAATAAATACTACGGCAATAAAAAATCCCGAAATTATTCAATCTGCCTCTAAATATTTTGGCTCTTCAACAATAGTTATTTCCATCGAAGCTATCAAACAACCCGATGGCAACTATTTAGCTTTTACTGACAATGGAAGAGATTATACTGGAATTGAGGTAGTTCATTGGGCAAAAAGAGTTGAAGAGTTAGGAGCTGGGGAGATAGTAATCACTTCTGTAGATAGAGAGGGGACGGGGCAAGGGTTTGATTTGGAATTGGTAAAGAGAGTTTCTGAAGCCGTGGGTATTCCAGTTATCGCACATGGTGGAGCTGGAAATATTCACCATATTTACCAGGTTATTATAGCTGGAAAAGCTGATGCAGTAGCCATTTCTTCAATTCTACATTATAATTTTATTAAAGATTATAATATAGAGATGGATAGATTTAATGAAGAAGGAAATATAGATTTTTTAAAAAGCGGTAAAGAAAATCAACGAATTGACTCAACTAATTTATTAGAGATTAAAAACTACTTGTTCAACAAAGGTATTAATTGTAGATCATGA
- a CDS encoding L-2-amino-thiazoline-4-carboxylic acid hydrolase, with product MKIFRDKVYLEKKKNLLSTLSFLKAIDSNLPLQKAIEIADYAAANYLITYYEEVFDGTEPASQQRFDRFREHYLQHSLKSSYCEVIESTETYLKVQFLRCPFVEILDDEKLLHFAESSCKSDQAFTEKLLPGVKFNRLSSIVAGEQKCIMEWSK from the coding sequence ATGAAAATATTCAGAGACAAAGTGTATTTAGAGAAGAAAAAGAATTTGCTTTCTACTTTAAGTTTTCTTAAAGCAATAGACTCAAACTTGCCATTACAAAAAGCTATTGAAATCGCCGATTATGCTGCTGCTAACTATTTAATTACTTATTACGAAGAAGTTTTTGATGGTACTGAGCCGGCTTCACAACAACGTTTTGACAGGTTTAGAGAGCATTATCTTCAACACTCTTTAAAAAGTTCGTATTGTGAAGTGATAGAGTCCACTGAAACATATTTAAAGGTTCAATTCCTGAGATGTCCATTTGTTGAAATTCTCGATGATGAAAAACTACTTCATTTTGCTGAATCATCGTGTAAATCTGATCAGGCTTTTACAGAAAAATTATTACCTGGAGTAAAATTTAATCGATTAAGTTCAATTGTTGCAGGTGAGCAAAAGTGTATCATGGAATGGTCCAAATAA
- the neuB gene encoding N-acetylneuraminate synthase has protein sequence MNKTFIIAEAGVNHNGSIELAFKLIDAAKEAGADAVKFQSFKADKLVSTKADKAEYQKQTTDASESQYEMIKKLELSVDDHKKLLEYCNKIGIQFLSSPFDLESIDLLIELGLGIFKIPSGEITNLPYLKKIGKLDKNIILSTGMADLGEIEDAIDVLTESGTNLKNITVLHCNTEYPTPFEDVNLKAMLTIKNAFKVKVGYSDHTNGIEIPLVAAALGAEVIEKHFTLDRSMKGPDHKASLEPNELKQMVSAIGNIENALGSGIKKPSNSELKNKPIARKSLVAIKDIKNGEKFTEENVGIKRPGNGISPMRWEEVIGKTARRDFELDDLIEL, from the coding sequence ATGAACAAAACATTTATTATAGCGGAAGCCGGTGTAAATCATAATGGTTCTATCGAATTGGCTTTTAAGTTAATTGATGCCGCTAAAGAAGCAGGTGCTGATGCTGTAAAGTTTCAGTCATTTAAAGCTGATAAGTTAGTATCCACAAAAGCTGATAAAGCTGAATATCAAAAACAGACCACTGACGCATCTGAATCACAATATGAGATGATCAAAAAGTTGGAATTATCGGTTGATGATCATAAAAAGCTACTTGAATATTGCAATAAAATAGGTATTCAATTTCTATCTTCTCCTTTCGATCTTGAAAGCATCGATTTATTAATTGAACTTGGTTTAGGTATTTTTAAGATTCCGTCCGGTGAGATTACAAACTTACCTTATTTGAAAAAAATTGGAAAACTTGATAAAAATATTATTCTATCAACCGGTATGGCAGATCTGGGTGAAATTGAAGATGCAATTGATGTTCTTACCGAAAGCGGAACAAATCTAAAAAATATTACCGTTCTTCATTGTAATACTGAATATCCCACACCGTTTGAAGATGTAAACCTCAAAGCAATGTTGACAATAAAGAACGCCTTTAAAGTAAAAGTAGGTTATTCAGACCACACGAATGGAATAGAGATACCATTAGTAGCTGCTGCTCTTGGTGCCGAAGTAATTGAAAAACATTTTACTTTAGATAGAAGTATGAAAGGACCGGATCACAAGGCATCACTGGAACCTAATGAGTTAAAACAGATGGTTTCGGCTATTGGAAACATCGAAAATGCTTTAGGTAGCGGTATCAAAAAACCTTCTAATTCCGAATTAAAAAATAAGCCAATTGCCAGAAAAAGTCTGGTTGCTATTAAAGATATTAAAAATGGTGAAAAATTTACTGAAGAGAATGTCGGTATAAAAAGACCCGGTAATGGAATATCACCGATGAGATGGGAAGAGGTAATAGGAAAAACTGCCCGAAGAGATTTTGAACTAGATGATTTGATTGAATTATAA